The Rhodospirillaceae bacterium genome segment AAGGTCGTAAAATACAATCAAGTCTATATCAGACGAGTAGTTTAGTTCACCAGCTCCTAGCTTGCCGAGAGCAAGTACGAATACTCCAGTCTCTTCTGAGGACATTATCGGATTGGAAAGCTCGATGTTTCCATTGCTTTGTTCTGAACGGAGCAAAAAATCAAGGGCATTGGATACGCAAGAATCGGCAAATTCCGATAGAGCTTTTGTGACGTCTTGGAGGCCCCAAAGCGTTGCAATATCACATATACCTATATGCAGCGCAGCCCTGACTTTTTGCGTTCTTAAATAAGTCATCAACGAGCCGATACTGCCTTCATAGGTGTGCAGTTCATTCTGGAGATCAGCCATAAAATGCAGCCATGCTTGATCAGGACCCAGGTCAAGTATTCGATTTATGCACACTGGGTGGTTTATGGCAGCATTTGATAGGTAAGGGCTATGGCTGAATAAACTTACGAAGAGGTCAGAAAGCGTGATATCTGATCCGAATCCTATGATATGATCTTCTCTGAAATTTATTTTTGGCTTTGCCTCTGTTGCCCATTTATTAAGAAATCTCTCTCCCATGCTATTATTTACGGGAACAGGCAAACCCATGCTGTTTGTGTGCGCTAACAATGAACTCTTGCTCATTTCTCCTAACCTGCTTTCAACTTACATTTAGATGGATAGCTGATTATAATCTATTCATCAGCCCGAATACTCGCGCTTAGAGCAATCAGATAATAAGCGTTTCTCGAATAACTATGGAATCGTGAATTGGTCCACGGCGCAGTCCATTCGCTTCTAAAGGCGATTGTAGCAATTTTCAGCATACTACTGTGCGGCCTCGCGTTCCTTGTTTGGCGTTTGTCGGTTGGTCCGGTTGAAATAGATTTTATAGCACCCTATTTGGCTGAAGCTTTAAGTTCTGAGCAGCGCGGTTACATATTCGATGTTCGCGGTGCCTATGTCGAGTGGGATGGATTCAACTCTCCCCCGCTGGTCACAATCCTCAATGTTACAGCAGCACAAAGTGATGGCTCAATATTAGCTTCGTTTCCAGAGATGAAAGTGGCTTTGAGTATAAAGTCTATTCTCGACGGAACACCTTACCCGAAAGAAGTGATTTTGGAGAAACCTACTCTTAGGTTTTCTCGCCAAGATGATGGACAGGTTCTACTTGGCTTAGAACCCTTGAATTTCAGTAATAGCGTGCAAGGTGAAAGCGATAGTGTAGACGCAGATAGTAAATCCAAAGCGCCTATAGACTCAGAAAGCGAGCTGCTAAATGCTGTCGTAATTGCACTCTCGGACCCAGCGCTTTCTAACAGTCGTGTAGTGTACTTAAGTCGCGTGCAGATACGTGATGCGACTATAGAGTTCGTAGATCAGGCATCCGGGACAGAGTGGATTATTCCGTCGGGAATGCTGGCGATCGAGCGTAGCGATGATGGACTGCAACTCGAAATAGAATTGCCTTATACGACTGACGGTAGAGCATCTGCACTTAACGGTAGCGGAACGTTTAATAAGGCTAAGGAATTATTGTCTCTGAAATTAGATTTTGATGGGATTCGACCGTCAGCTTTTTCAACGCTCACACCATTGTTAAGTGTGCTAAACGGCGCTGATCTGAATATTGATGGAACGTTAGAGTTAGACGTTGAGATCAGGAAAGCCTTACCCGTGCTGGTAGAAGCTAGGCTGGCGGTGGCACGAGGTCAGGGGGAACTCGCTCTTCCTTTACCGATCGGGAGATCCTACCCCGTAAATGAATTCAGTCTGCGGGCGTTCGCTGGTAGTGGTTTAAGATCATTCTCTATAGAGGATTTCGCGGTGTCTATAGCAAATGATGGGCCAACTGCTAAAGGATCACTTCAGGGAGGCTGGGTTGAGGATGCGCCGAAGATTTCTGCGAATCTGCAGATTAACGAAGTGACCTTGAAAGATATTCAGCGTTACTGGCCACAAGATATTAAACCGAATACACGCAGTTGGATTGCGACTAATCTTAATGGTGGAACAGTGAGCGCAGCCAATTTTGATATAGAGGCCGGTGGAACTTCGTTAGAGACTGTCGCAGTAAAGGAATTGTTCGGTACGGCGGATATTAAAGATGTAGATGTCACATATCTTCGGCAAATGCCTGCTGTTCGTAAAGTTTCTGGAGCAATGACACTCACGACATCCGAAGTTACGATCGATATCGCTTCGGGGTATGTGAACGAAACTATTACAGGAGAAAATCTCGAAGTTAATGATGGACGTGTGAGGCTTCACGGACTTGATAGCGAAGCTCATGCTGCAGATATTGACATCAGAGTAAGCGGTCAAATCTCAGATGCCGTGTCACTTATTGATAACCCGCCCCTAAAATACGCGAAACGTCTAGGACTAGCAGCTGAGGTCGTTTCTGGAAGCACAGAACTCCTGTTGAGTATTGATTTTCCTTTAATAAAGGAAGTCACTCTCGCGGATGTTGAAGTGAATGCGACTGCATCACTACAAAATATAAAAATAGAGAAGTCGGCATTTGGTATAGCTGTTGAATCCGGACAATTTACTTTAGCCGTTGATAACTTGGGCATGGATATTGTTGGTACTGGATCGTTAAATGGTGTTCGTTCTGGCGTTACTTGGCGTGAGAATTTCAGTGGTGAGAGTTTCCGGCGGCAGTACGCTCTAGATGCGATTATGGAAAGCCAGCAGTTGTCTGTTACGGGGCTTGCTCCAACTCTTATTGCACCACAATTTATCAATGGTCCTATCAGAACGGAGGTTATTTATACGGTTAACCGGGACGAAAGAGAGACACTTATCATTGAGGCTGATTTGGGACTAGCAGAGTTGCATATCCCATATCTAAATTGGAGCAAGGCTCCAAACATACCAGCCTTATTTAACGCTGAAGCAAACATTTCTGATGGCAAATTGATTTCAATTCAACGCTTTCAAGTTAGGTCTGACGAATCAGATTTGGCGTTGAGCGGTCGTTTAGATTTTCAGAACAATGGAGTAATTCAATCGTTACGGCTTGATCGCAGCAAGATTGGCCTAAGCGAGCTCGAGCTGATCGCTAACAATTTGGACAATGAAGTTATTGAAATTGAAGCGCGCGGTCCATTTTTAGATGGTCGTGCTTTTTGGCAGTCATTTACGCAAAGTAACCGCACGAGAAGTCTCGCAGGCTCAAGTGTTAAGGAAGCAAAAACCGCATTCAGGTTTAGAGGGCAAATTGAAAACGTGTTGCTCTCAGAAAACAGCCCGATTTCTAATGTGACCTCGGAGATTGAACAGTCAGTTACAGGGTTGACGATCATAAAAATTGAAGGTGTTTTGGAGAACAATAAAAATTTTGTATTTGATCTATCTCCTTCTGGGCAAGAGAGAGTATTTACCACCAGCAGTACTGATAGTGGTGCTCTATTTAAGGCTCTAGGCTTAAGTCAGAATGTTGTAGGTGGTGATCTTTCGCTTGCTGGGACCATACAAGTAAATGGTTCTATTAATGGAACTCTGGGCATTAAGACCTTCAAAATTAAAGATGCCCCTATACTTGCGAGACTTCTTTCAGTTGCATCACTAACGGGTATTGTTGATGAGCTACAGGGAGATGGCTTATCTTTTTCCAGATTGAACGCTCCCTTCAACTACTCCGACCAGAAATTGGAAATTAACAATGGTGCGATGTATGGAACTTCTATTGGCCTCACAACTGCAGGACAATACGATGTTGCCAATAATACGCTTACCGCTAATGGAACTATAGTTCCAGCTTATGCCCTTAACAGTGCGCTTGGATCAATACCATTGATCGGACCAATGCTAACTGGAGGAGAAGAGGACGGAGGAATATTCGCTGCTACCTACGCGATACGCGGGCAAGCCGATGGTACAGAGATTACCGTTAATCCACTTGCCACTTTAACGCCTGGGTTTTTAAGGGGGATTTTCTCAGTATTCGATCCGCCGCAAGCTGCAAATAACTAGATAATGCTCTCCTAATTGACGTGCAGCAGTCGTCAACAAATTAACTCAAGTTGATTAATTGAGGATAATAACGGCATGGCGCTTTTTTCCGGCTGATAGTTTTATTGATCCGTCGACTAGATCTTCTTGAGTAAGTAACCTTGTATCGTCATCAATGGGTTGCCCATTTATCCTTGCGCCGCCGCCTTGTATGAGTCGTCTGGCCTCTCCGTTTGAAATGCATAGGCCAGATTTTTTCAAAGCGTCGATAAGCGATACTTTTTCAGATAGCTCTTCATTGGATAAGGTTACAGTAGGAAGTTCTCTTCCTGTGCCGCCAGATTCGAACGTCTCTTGAGAGGTGTTTTGCGCTAATTCGGCAGCGTCTTTTCCATGAAGTATAAGCGTGGTTTCGTAGGCGAGAATTTTTTTTGCTTCGTTTATTTCTCCACCTTTAAGTTTCTCAAGGCGCTCTATCTCTTCTAGCGGAAGCTCAGTGAAGAGTCTCAAGAATCGTCCTACATCTGGGTCTTCGGTATTACGCCAATACTGATAGTATTCATATGAACTCAGTTTCTCATCGTTCAGCCAAACAGCTCCAGCAGCTGTTTTCCCCATTTTTGCTCCGGATGAAGTTGTGATCAAAGGGCACGTCAGACCAAAGAGTTCAGCACCAAGTGTTCTGCGGCCCAGGTCAACGCCATTTACGATATTGCCCCATTGGTCAGAACCACCCGTTTGCAGTAGGCAGCCATATTTCCGATGCAATTCTGTAAAGTCATAGGACTGCAAAATCATGTAATTGAATTCTAAAAAAGTAAGTGGTTGTTCTCTGTCAAGGCGAAGGCGCACGCTGTCCATCGTTAACATGCGGTTGATTGTAAAATGTGGTCCTATATCGCGTAAAAACGGAATATACTCAAGCTTATCCAGCCACTCTGCATTATTGACAAGAATGGCATCCGTTTCGCCAGTTCCAAAAGATATCAGTCGTTCAAATGTTTTCTTAATTGAAGCAATGTTGCTATTGATCTCTATTTCAGTAAGCAACTGGCGGGTTTCATCTTTACCGGACGGGTCTCCAACTTTTGTCGTTCCCCCACCAACCAAAGCTATGGGTTTATGACCTGTTTTCTGGATCCACCTCAGAATCATAATTGGCAATAGGTGGCCGACATGCAAACTATCAGCTGTTGCATCAAACCCATTATAGGCAGTTACAACTTGCTTAGCGGCGAGTTCGTCTAATTTGTTAATGTCCGTGCACTGATGAATAAAACCTCGTGACTGCAAGACACTAAGGAGTTCCGAACGGCTTGATGAATCGGACGTCATGGCCGAATATCCATTGAGTAATTAGTATGAATGAAGCAGTAAATGTAGCCTAATCGCTATTCGCCGTGGATATCACGGGCTTTCTAAGAGGGCAACGATGAACCTTAAAAGCACGACACGCCCACTTGTTGCGATTGGACTGATGAGCGGAACTTCTTTGGATGGAGTTGATGCTGCGCTTATTGAAACGGATGGAGAATCAATCACAACCATTGGGCCTGCCCTGACAGTACCCTATCTTGATCCCTTTCGAAAGAAGTTGAAAGAGGCAGTTGAAATTGCTGGTGCCACTAACACGGAATCCGGGGACGACGCGCTTGCAGGTGAACTGACCCGTATCCACATAGATATTATTCGAGAGCTGTTAAGCTATGAGCAGCCTTCAAGTAAGTGGGCTCGGCCTGACCTGATTGGTTTTCATGGCCATACTGTTCTTCATCGGCCTGAGCAAAAAATAACGCAACAAATCGGCAACCCAGCAAAACTCGCGAATGATATTGGAGTCCCAGTAGTCTACGATTTTAGAAGTAACGATGTTGTCAATGGGGGGCAGGGGGCACCGCTTGCCCCGGTCTATCACGCAGCTTTATTGCATAATGAGGAAAAACCTATTGCAGTCGTTAATATTGGTGGGATCGCAAATGTAACATGGTTAGGGGAGTCTAATCATGAAGTCATTGCGTTTGATACTGGACCTGGCAATGCTCTGATGGACGCTTGGGTGGAGAAATGCACTGGTGAACGCTTCGATAATAATGGCTCTCTTGCTGCAAACGGGGCAATTGATCAGAAAGCCTTAACTCAACTTCTTGAAAATTCTTATTTCAAGTTAGGATATCCAAAGAGTCTGGATAGGTCTGACTTTTCTATAAAACCAATAATTGGTTTAAGCCCTGCTGATGGAACGGCGACTCTCTGTGCATTTACAGCGCAGTCTATTATTTCTTCTTTTAGCCTTTGCCCCAAACTTCCAAAAAAGCTTTATGTGACAGGAGGCGGTCGCCACAATGAAACCCTCATGGCGGGGATATCTGCCAGAAGCCATTGCTCTGTAGAAAAAATCGACTCAGTCGGAGTCAATGGTGATGATCTAGAAGCGCAGGCTTTCGCATTCATGGCTGTTAGATCGGTAAGAGGTCTACCCCTCTCATTTAAGGGGACGACAGGCGTGAGTGAACCGCTTACGGGAGGGAAATTGATTGAGCCCGATTTACCAACGGGTAAACTTTGTTAAACTTAGGTATTTCCCTGTGCCTTTAAGGCGTCTCTCGCATCTAAATAGGTGTCAACTGACGTTGATAATTGATCCATATGATCTTTGAAGAAGTGGTTTGCGCCCTTTATCAAGTTGTAGTCGACGGTAATATTCTTTTGCAATGCTAGTTTATTGCAGAGTTTCTCTACCGAGGGTTCAGGAACAACATCATCATTTGTGCCCTGCACAATTAGTCCGGATGATGGACAAGGTGCTAAGAAGGAAAAGTCATACATGTTGGCGGGCGGTGCTATTGATATGAAACCTTCTACTTCTGGGCGTCTCATCAGCAACTGCATCCCAATCCATGCACCGAATGAAAAACCAGCGACCCAGCATGCACTGGCGTTGGGCTTAATGGATTGCATCCAATCAAGAGCACCAGCAGCGTCAGATAATTCGCCGGTTCCGTTGTCAAACTCGCCTTGAGATCGACCAACACCTCGGAAGTTAAATCTCAGTACCGAATAACCACGTCGCACAAATATGTAATACAGATTGTATACGATCTTGTTATTCATCGTCCCGCCGTGTTGTGGATGGGGGTGAAGAATAATGGCTAAGGGGGATTTTGGATCTTCAGCATGATGGTATCGCCCTTCAAGACGACCTTCTGGCCCGTTGATAATAATTTCTGGCATTTTTAATCCGTTGATTTGCTGACTTCCTGGTCAGCGAAAGAAAGGGTGTTAGACCTTATTTACGTAAAACTATACCCAGATGCAAAAGCGATTTCGCATCAAAGCCGATAAATAACTTATGACAGAACACCTAACCGATTGGAATTAAAATATAAAAATCGATGATCCGAAGTAAAATCTAAGCCGTACAAATGTTAATTGTAACGCAAAATCGGATTTTTGACGTGAAACCAACTACAAAAGCTGAATTAGCACTGAATGGCATGGTCGAGTTGGCTCTTAGACGCCCACAAAAGCCGTTAGCTCTGGCTGTTTTGGCAGAAAAACAGTCTATCTCGCTATCATATCTTGAACAGGTTTTTGCATCTCTTCGCAAGAGTGGTTTAGTTGTAAGTGTGCGTGGTCCTGGTGGAGGATACCTTCTATCCCGTTCTGCGGACAGCATTTCAACAGGAGAGATTATTTCTGCTTTGGATGAGAAACAGCCTTATGTTTCTCCCGATGTAATGCCTCTTGGGAGCTCATCAGACTCTACCAAGGCTTTCTGGGATGCAATGAGCGCTAAAGTTTTAACAGTCTTTAATGGGGTGTCTCTTCAAGACGTTGTGGATGGCAGAGTCGGTTATGATCAAATACCTGCTGAATCTGCACCACGAGCTGCTGAGTAGGTGCTAGAAGTGGGATTGTTATGGCAATCCCAAATCAAAGAAAATACCTAGATTACAACGCGACTGCTCCGGTACGTCCTGAAGTAATAGAATCTATATCCATGGCGCTTGCCATTACGGGTAATCCTTCTTCTATCCATCAAGATGGTCGCTTATCCAAGGCGATAATAGAAGATGCAAGAGATCAGGTGGGGCAAATGATCGGCGTGGCCCCTTCTGCAGTTACGTTTTGCTCTGGTGCTACAGAAGCAAATTCAACGATTATACTAGGGCTTAAATATGCTGGCCTTGTTAAGGAAATTTTTTGTTCATCAATAGAGCATCCCTCGATTCTTGAACTCGTTCCTACAAGAAATCATATTCCAGTGCACCCGACAGGAGAGCTTTCACTCGAGGCACTCCGGGAGACACTTTCATCTATTAATTCACCATTTCTATTTTGCTTAATGACTGCAAACAATGAAACTGGTGTGATCCAGCCAACACGCGAGGCGATTGATATCGTCCATTATCGCGGCGGTTTGATATTATGTGATTCTGTACAGGGGCCAGGAAAACTGAGCCAGAACAGTTTGCCAATAGAGGCAGATTTTTTAACTTTTTCAGCACATAAAATCGGTGGGCCTCAAGGGGTTGGCTGTTTTGTTAGTAATGTGTCCCAGCAGCTCAAGCCGCTCATTATCGGGGGCGGACAAGAACGCTCTATGCGCGCAGGAACTGAGAACGTTTCCGGCATTGCCGGGTTTGGAACAGCCGCTCAGCTTGTGAACGCACAGTCCAATTTGATGGCGATTGAAGATTTACGTAACAGGTTAGAAGCCAAAATCCGCGAGATGCGCCCTGATGCAGTGATTTTTGGCGAAGATAGACCGCGGTTACCAAATACCACATGTGTGGCCCTTGAGGGGATGAGTAACGAGCGGCAGATTATTAAACTTGATCTTAGCGGTTATTCAGTAAGCGCCGGAGCGGCTTGCTCGTCCGGAAAAGTTGCGACAAGTCACGTTCTAAAGGCGATGTCAGTCAATGAAAGTCTCGCTGGGTCTGCTATCCGTATCAGCATTGGTCAAAATACTGCCTGGTCTGAGTTAGAGGCGTTTTTAAACGTTTGGGCAGAGCTCTGAACGTCTAGAGTTGTACTTTCATTATATCTGCTCGTGGAGTTTTTTAGTGATTGAAGTTACTTTTATTTTTTCATCA includes the following:
- a CDS encoding AsmA-like C-terminal domain-containing protein — its product is MVHGAVHSLLKAIVAIFSILLCGLAFLVWRLSVGPVEIDFIAPYLAEALSSEQRGYIFDVRGAYVEWDGFNSPPLVTILNVTAAQSDGSILASFPEMKVALSIKSILDGTPYPKEVILEKPTLRFSRQDDGQVLLGLEPLNFSNSVQGESDSVDADSKSKAPIDSESELLNAVVIALSDPALSNSRVVYLSRVQIRDATIEFVDQASGTEWIIPSGMLAIERSDDGLQLEIELPYTTDGRASALNGSGTFNKAKELLSLKLDFDGIRPSAFSTLTPLLSVLNGADLNIDGTLELDVEIRKALPVLVEARLAVARGQGELALPLPIGRSYPVNEFSLRAFAGSGLRSFSIEDFAVSIANDGPTAKGSLQGGWVEDAPKISANLQINEVTLKDIQRYWPQDIKPNTRSWIATNLNGGTVSAANFDIEAGGTSLETVAVKELFGTADIKDVDVTYLRQMPAVRKVSGAMTLTTSEVTIDIASGYVNETITGENLEVNDGRVRLHGLDSEAHAADIDIRVSGQISDAVSLIDNPPLKYAKRLGLAAEVVSGSTELLLSIDFPLIKEVTLADVEVNATASLQNIKIEKSAFGIAVESGQFTLAVDNLGMDIVGTGSLNGVRSGVTWRENFSGESFRRQYALDAIMESQQLSVTGLAPTLIAPQFINGPIRTEVIYTVNRDERETLIIEADLGLAELHIPYLNWSKAPNIPALFNAEANISDGKLISIQRFQVRSDESDLALSGRLDFQNNGVIQSLRLDRSKIGLSELELIANNLDNEVIEIEARGPFLDGRAFWQSFTQSNRTRSLAGSSVKEAKTAFRFRGQIENVLLSENSPISNVTSEIEQSVTGLTIIKIEGVLENNKNFVFDLSPSGQERVFTTSSTDSGALFKALGLSQNVVGGDLSLAGTIQVNGSINGTLGIKTFKIKDAPILARLLSVASLTGIVDELQGDGLSFSRLNAPFNYSDQKLEINNGAMYGTSIGLTTAGQYDVANNTLTANGTIVPAYALNSALGSIPLIGPMLTGGEEDGGIFAATYAIRGQADGTEITVNPLATLTPGFLRGIFSVFDPPQAANN
- the tyrS gene encoding tyrosine--tRNA ligase, coding for MTSDSSSRSELLSVLQSRGFIHQCTDINKLDELAAKQVVTAYNGFDATADSLHVGHLLPIMILRWIQKTGHKPIALVGGGTTKVGDPSGKDETRQLLTEIEINSNIASIKKTFERLISFGTGETDAILVNNAEWLDKLEYIPFLRDIGPHFTINRMLTMDSVRLRLDREQPLTFLEFNYMILQSYDFTELHRKYGCLLQTGGSDQWGNIVNGVDLGRRTLGAELFGLTCPLITTSSGAKMGKTAAGAVWLNDEKLSSYEYYQYWRNTEDPDVGRFLRLFTELPLEEIERLEKLKGGEINEAKKILAYETTLILHGKDAAELAQNTSQETFESGGTGRELPTVTLSNEELSEKVSLIDALKKSGLCISNGEARRLIQGGGARINGQPIDDDTRLLTQEDLVDGSIKLSAGKKRHAVIILN
- a CDS encoding anhydro-N-acetylmuramic acid kinase, whose protein sequence is MNLKSTTRPLVAIGLMSGTSLDGVDAALIETDGESITTIGPALTVPYLDPFRKKLKEAVEIAGATNTESGDDALAGELTRIHIDIIRELLSYEQPSSKWARPDLIGFHGHTVLHRPEQKITQQIGNPAKLANDIGVPVVYDFRSNDVVNGGQGAPLAPVYHAALLHNEEKPIAVVNIGGIANVTWLGESNHEVIAFDTGPGNALMDAWVEKCTGERFDNNGSLAANGAIDQKALTQLLENSYFKLGYPKSLDRSDFSIKPIIGLSPADGTATLCAFTAQSIISSFSLCPKLPKKLYVTGGGRHNETLMAGISARSHCSVEKIDSVGVNGDDLEAQAFAFMAVRSVRGLPLSFKGTTGVSEPLTGGKLIEPDLPTGKLC
- a CDS encoding alpha/beta hydrolase, yielding MPEIIINGPEGRLEGRYHHAEDPKSPLAIILHPHPQHGGTMNNKIVYNLYYIFVRRGYSVLRFNFRGVGRSQGEFDNGTGELSDAAGALDWMQSIKPNASACWVAGFSFGAWIGMQLLMRRPEVEGFISIAPPANMYDFSFLAPCPSSGLIVQGTNDDVVPEPSVEKLCNKLALQKNITVDYNLIKGANHFFKDHMDQLSTSVDTYLDARDALKAQGNT
- a CDS encoding Rrf2 family transcriptional regulator, which encodes MLIVTQNRIFDVKPTTKAELALNGMVELALRRPQKPLALAVLAEKQSISLSYLEQVFASLRKSGLVVSVRGPGGGYLLSRSADSISTGEIISALDEKQPYVSPDVMPLGSSSDSTKAFWDAMSAKVLTVFNGVSLQDVVDGRVGYDQIPAESAPRAAE
- a CDS encoding cysteine desulfurase family protein produces the protein MAIPNQRKYLDYNATAPVRPEVIESISMALAITGNPSSIHQDGRLSKAIIEDARDQVGQMIGVAPSAVTFCSGATEANSTIILGLKYAGLVKEIFCSSIEHPSILELVPTRNHIPVHPTGELSLEALRETLSSINSPFLFCLMTANNETGVIQPTREAIDIVHYRGGLILCDSVQGPGKLSQNSLPIEADFLTFSAHKIGGPQGVGCFVSNVSQQLKPLIIGGGQERSMRAGTENVSGIAGFGTAAQLVNAQSNLMAIEDLRNRLEAKIREMRPDAVIFGEDRPRLPNTTCVALEGMSNERQIIKLDLSGYSVSAGAACSSGKVATSHVLKAMSVNESLAGSAIRISIGQNTAWSELEAFLNVWAEL